The genomic interval tttttaagactttttttCACACAACGAAAAAcataatttgaaaaaaaacattttgctgatttactttttttttaaagtgtgtgtgtttatgtggtaagtaaagttccatagtaaattattgtgtacattgtgtggtagggggTACATAAAGGAGGTAACTTtcagtgaggtttagtgtgtgacagggtgtgaatgttgttttgatttcttgtttctttgtgaaggcttttattttcaattctttattaaaacaaggttaattatcattatattaaaatatagcattttagtcatcaagtcttgtgtgtgtttgtggtagttattagttgtgcaaatccacatgtatgcattataagtatgaatgtaggtcttttgtgtatgtgcttAGCACACGACGAGCCGCTGAggcggttgtaagaaatccggacaggttgggggccggttgggattttggggggccggttcaaattttgacttaccggcccacctggccggtagcaaaaaaagttatGGTACACCCCTGTCGCCATATGATCATATAAGCCATTGGCAATTGTCCTGGTGTGAGGAgcatttgtacatgtatgcatacaCAAATACAATGCATTGCCTGATAAAAACCAAGCCAGTGAGGTATAATAACAAGACAAGTTCATCATAAAAAATGCATATAACTGTTCTATATATCTTTCAACAGTCCACTCTCTCATATCACCCatttcacagagagagacaaatgcAAAAAGAGACGCAGAGAaagggtcagagagagagagaatgagaaagaacaatattttttttaagctgTAGGTAATTTTAGGTTGACCAGTGTTACCAGGTCTTAGCTGAATCTAGAAAATCAGAAGTGAGCTTACAATACATCTTGGCCCAATTGTTTGCGTGTTACAGGGAGGGGCAGACCCCACACTGAAAAGTCCTAACGGTCGAATCCCTCTTCACGAGGCTTGCATCGGTGGTCACTCTGACGTGGTTGGTCTCTTGCTGGACCACATGAACAGCACAGAGATAGCTGACCGGAACAAACACACAGCGGCCCATCACGCTGCCTACAACGGGGAAGGGAAGTGTCTGAAACTGCTGTCTGCCAAGGGTGAGTGTTTCTCTGTGTGACAGGGTTacgcagtacagtggaaccccccttttaagacccccccttttaagaccccccctatttaagactccctccatttctagaccctgttttctcagattttctgttaataacctctgtaaatttacccccattttaagactccctcgatcctttttaagacctaattttctcagatttgttgaggtcttaaaaggggggttcaactgtagTCCCCCCTTTCACAACAGCTGATATGACGGAGTTGTCTGCCGGTCTTGagtgtgagctatttatagtagTTCTATGTTTCTGTCACGTGGGTAGACAGCACACCTGTTAGATTTGGAGAGCTGTTTGTGACAGGGTCCTTTGTGTTCCCATAGCAGTTTGTATGGGGCTATTAAGGGCTGAAAGTAGTAGCTGTTTGTGACAAGGAATTTCTCAATGtcttttagtttttgtttggtttgcaaatgtaaaaacaagaaagcaaacaaacaacagcgaCCAAGGAAGATTAACATTAAGATCAAAACTCAAGGGACATGGTGTACAAAACTCAAGAGACATGGTGTGTAAAACTCAAGGGACATGGTGTGTAAAACTCAAGGGACATGGTGTACAAAACTCAAGGGACATGGTGTACAAAACTCAAGAGACATGGTGTACAAAACTCAAGGGACATGGTGTACAAAACTCAAGAGACATGGTGTACAAAACTCAAGAGACATGGTGTACAAAACTCAAGGGACATGGTGTACAAAACTCAAGGGACATGGTGTGTAAAACTCAAGGGACATGGTGTACAAAACTCAAGGGACATGGTGTACAAAACTCAAGGGACATGGTGTACAAAACTCAAGGGACATGGTGTACAAAACTCAAGGGACATGGTGTGTAAAACTCAAGGGACATGGTGTGCAAAACTCAGTCAAGAGACATGGTGTGTAAAACTCAAGGGACATGGTGTGTAAAACTCAAGAGACATGGTGTACAAAACTCAGTCAAGAGACATGGTGTGTAAAACTCAAGAGACATGGTGTACAAAACTCAAGGGACATGGTGTACAAAACTCAAGGGACATGGTGTACAAAACTCAAGGGACATGGTGTACAAAACTCAAGGGACATGGTGTGCAAAACTCAAGGGACATGGTGTACAAAACTCAAGAGACATGGTGTGTAAAACTCAGTCAAGAGACATGGTGTACAAAACTCAAGAGACATGGTGTACAAAACTCAGTCAAGAGACATGGTGTGCAAAACTCAGTCAAGGGACATGGTGTACAAAACTCAAGAGACATGGTGTACAAAACTCAAGGGACATGGTGTGCAAAACTCAAGAGACATGGTGTACAAAACTCAGTCAAGAGACATGGTGTACAAAACTCAGTCAAGAGACATGGTGTGTAAAACTCAAGAGACATGGTGTACAAAACTCAAGGGACATGGTGTGTAAAACTCAAGAGACATGGTGTGCAAAACTCAGTCAAGAGACATGGTGTACAAACCTCAAGAGACATGGTGTGTAAAACTCAAGAGACATGGTGTGCAAAACTCAAGGGACATGGTGTACAAAACTCAAGGGACATGGTGTACAAAACTCAAGAGACATGGTGTACAAAACTCAAGAGACATGGTGTACAAAACTCAAGGGACATGGTGTACAAAACTCAAGGGACATGGTGTGCAAAACTCAAAATTATTTCCCCTCTTCAAAAGACATAAGTAGCTGCCAGTTACACTGACGTTGAACTGTGATTctaattattttgtttaaaaaaaaaaatcttacttGTGTTTCAAATTTGTCCTACTGTGTGAAAGGTGCGGATTTAGTGGCCGAGGACCAGAAGGGGAGACAACCTGCTCACCTGGCTGCGATGCGAAATCACATCAAGATCTTACGTCTGCTGTTTGATCACGGTGTGGACCTGGACTGCTGCTGTGAAGTCGGCAAAACTCCGCTACACTACGCTGCCCAGCATGGAGGTACAGAGGAGAGGTTGTTTTTTCTGGCCCTTCTGGCTTTgggtttgatttgtttttaggTAAAGACTACTTTTGGTCATCAAATttgtaacattttgtttatgaTACTTTTCATTTACTTTGGTATTCACTTCTTTCCTACCTAGGCAGACCACCTTGCAGATTGCCATATATATGTGTCCCTGTTTTTACCAGACCAGCTTGCAGATTGCCATATATATGTGTCCCTGTTTTTACCAGACCATCTTGCAGATTGCCATATATATGTGTCCCTGTTTTTACCACCAATAAAAGCAGCTTCCATTTTGACAAATACCAAGATTCTACAGCCTAGCTGGCTACATTCCATTCAGACTGAAAAGTTTTTGctaaattaattttgtttttaatttaatgGCACTTAACTATGCCAATCTGCAATATTTATTCTGCAAACAATGTCCACTCTTCACAGAATGCAGCCTCACAATTGATTATTTTTTGGGCGGGGGGAGGTGCAGCGTTTGATTTTACATCACGCATTTCGGCCTCATGTAACCGCATCGAGATACGTCACCCAGTGGAATATTTTGCAAATTGTGTGTTAGACACCATGTCACAAATTGAATTTGTCAAATTAGCAGCGAACATCGTGCATTTCTCCAATGTCAGAAAACTGTGTGTTGTACGTGTAGCCCTGGAGGCGGTGATCTGCCTGGTGGAGCGTGACTGCGACACGACGATGGGCGACAACAACAGCTTCCTCCCGGCCCACCTGGCGGCCAGGTACGACAAGCTGGACTGTCTGCGTTTCCTGGTGCAGCAAGGGACAGCACTGGATGCGGCCCAGTCCGAGGGACGCACGCCCGCACATGTGGTCAGTTCTCTCCCCTCAATTGTCGGAATAGATGATGTTCGGAAATGCCGTGGTACCTGCGATTCGaggaccctccccccccccccttatgaGTGGAGACCTCCAACAAAAGGACACCTGGAGACCCTTTATTATCTTGACCAAACTATGCAtatcatgacaggccacctgcaatgtagggacacctTTAACTGGTCCcaggggtgtcctttcatggcaggtaccactgtaactatgtggggtttgtatgggttgtgaaatgCTTCAGTGAATACTTTTGCTTTTAGTGGGTCAaactttcccatgtgacattagaggacagtcactagcgaggagtgtcTCTAAggcacgtggacaaggagcgcGTGTAgagaaagtttgcctcactaaaagcaagagtattaattcactctttcacaatgcATTCAAACGCGACAGAGTTGTTTCAAGACTTCGTCTATGCGGGTAGTGGTGTGAACTGTACTTTATGCAGTTGTCTTGAAAGATGATTGTTGGATCAGATTGCTGACCGACATTCCATGTTTGTTGCCTGGAGTGCCAGGCTGACTCGTACAATTCTTATTTTCTGTTGCTGTCTTCAGTATTCTCATTACAGTTGAGTTCACTTTTGGCATTTTGCTTTGCACGCAACCTAgctatttccactctgtatacTTCCTTTGACTTGCGGCCAATAAACCGGAAGCGCCTTTTGTGaggatttttctcatttttccCTTAAAAGTGGCGGTTGCGCCTTTTACAGCAAAGCTCCTTGTAGTCCTGAAAATACggtatatatgtatgtttgtgtgtttcaggcagCGTTATACGGGGCATGCGACGTCCTGCATTGGTTGTTGGAGAAAGGGGCTGACGTTAACATTCAAGACCGTGAGTTGCGTTAACATTTCTCTTTCAGTTGCAGCGTATGTTGCATCTGTCTCTCaattaatgataataataattagGATATTTATATGGTGCAAATCCTTAAGaagttctaagcgcctcactTAACATACATAGATAAATTATTCTGAAtacaatcaaatcaaataataatacacattGAAATATACTTATATACTTTACAAAGTTTGAACCCACATAACTGTtgtgttccactgtatgactacACTGTTGACTGTTAATTGTGTGCAGATTTTGGCAACACACCCACCCATTACGCTGGGGAGGGGAAGAAGGCTGAGTGCTTCAACTGTTGTGTTCAACATGGAGGCGTTCTGGACGTGACCAACATTCACAACGACACGCCCTTCGACTCCGCCAAGAAGTCCGGCTGCCCATTGCTGATGCACAAAGCTGGTAAGTACATTTGTttgattgtctgtgtgtttgtttgtttgtttgtttgtttgtttgtatgtaggTTAGTTTTTGAATATAAAAGTTGCTGTAATCAGTTTTGAGGCAGCTGAATGTATGTTCATTTGATTTTCAGTGTAAAGGATGCTGCGCTAAATTTTTCGGGTGAAAATTAAAGGTCATAAGCTAGTAACACAGAGTGCAGTTGGttacacatgcacatgcacgcgcgcgcacgcacgcacgcgcacgcacgcaaacacacacacacacacacacacacacacacacacacacacacacacacacacacacacacacacacacacacacacacacacacacacacacacacacacacacaccctcatgcacacaaacacacactcgcacacaagcacacacacacacatactgcttATTTGAGGTCACTCTGAGCAAAACAACGCCAGTAACAGAAAATAAAGGCAAactaagaaaagaaaagaaatacagCAACTATAGACAAAACTTCTCAATCCCTCCATGTTGACAAATACAAcctgagaaaatgaggtctcagaggagtcttaGAATTCAGCTGGTCAATTTGCAGAGGTTACCAACAGGATATCTCAAATAGCAAGGTCTTAGAacagaggaagtcttaaattggggagtcttaaaagggtgaGTCCCACTGTAACAGCAGAGGTGGTGATGTTTCAGCACGCAACGAGGTGAGGTGCCCCGGTTGCTACAAGAAGGAGCAGCTGATCCTGTGGGAGGATGAGCACCAGCCGTCAGACATTGAACGCAGCATCACCAGTGCCAGGTCAACCGTCTACAGCTCGCCCATGCCACGAACTCCGTGAGTGATTGCCTCTCTCTTCTCGTCTATACCTCACCGTCTATACCTCACTGTCTATACCTCACTGTCTATACCTCACTGTCTATACCTCACCGTCTATACCTCACCGTCTACACCTCACCGTCTATACCTCACTGTCTATACCTCACCGTCTACACCTCACCGTCTACACCTCACCGTCTACACCTCACCGTCTACACCTCACCGTCTACACCTCACCGTCTACACCTCACCGTCTATACCTCACCGTCTATACCTCACCGTCTATACCTCACCGTCTACACCTCACCGTCTACACCTCACCGTCTACACCTCACCGTCTACACCTCACCGTCTACACCTCACCGTCTACACCTCACCGTCTACACCTCACCGTCTACACCTCACCGTCTACACCTCACCGTCTACACCTCACCGTC from Littorina saxatilis isolate snail1 linkage group LG7, US_GU_Lsax_2.0, whole genome shotgun sequence carries:
- the LOC138970588 gene encoding poly [ADP-ribose] polymerase tankyrase-1-like, with protein sequence MATSRESDASPHVQICERDEVEEEKVKTRLAEATERGDADTIREILQSSAVRPDVTVHREGFDKSPLSLACTYGQTSVVEELLKGGADPTLKSPNGRIPLHEACIGGHSDVVGLLLDHMNSTEIADRNKHTAAHHAAYNGEGKCLKLLSAKGADLVAEDQKGRQPAHLAAMRNHIKILRLLFDHGVDLDCCCEVGKTPLHYAAQHGALEAVICLVERDCDTTMGDNNSFLPAHLAARYDKLDCLRFLVQQGTALDAAQSEGRTPAHVAALYGACDVLHWLLEKGADVNIQDHFGNTPTHYAGEGKKAECFNCCVQHGGVLDVTNIHNDTPFDSAKKSGCPLLMHKAARNEVRCPGCYKKEQLILWEDEHQPSDIERSITSARSTVYSSPMPRTPQRPTQVQKNLFKLDVKKKVPKKKLPERDLPAKYFGEYLDPNQNFSFFKT